The Bdellovibrio bacteriovorus region CATCGTTTGGCTTGTCAGCAATGCCGGCGAACCAGGTGATCAAACTCACATTTTAGTAAGTTACGTTTATAAAGCGGCATTTAACTTGTATCGCTACGGATATGCAGCGGCCGTTTCTGTTCTTATTTTCTTAATTCTTGCTGTATGGAGCTTGGGCTCTTTAGTTGGCCAATACAGAAAGGAGACCAAGTGATTAAAAAAACTTTGGCTTGGTTTAGCATTCTTATTTTTGCGGTGTTTTCGGTCTATCCGATCCTTTACGTACTTTCCGTTTCTTTACGTGGCGACAATGCTTTCCAATCACAATCTTTGGAAATCATCACATCGACTTCCACGCTGAAAAACTTTGTGGATCTTTTCACGAAAACAGATTTCTTGCTCTGGATGCGCAATTCTTTGCTAGTGGCGACGATGACGACTCTTTTGGGCGTGGCCTTCGCTTCAACCAGCGCCTATGCTCTTTCGCGCTATCGCTTCCGCGGTCGCAACATGATGCTCTTTTCGCTGCTGGCGACCCAAATGTTCCCGGCGACCATGCTTATTCTTCCTTTTTACATCATTCTTTCAAAATTGCGTTTGATCGATAGCTTTTGGGGACTTTTCCTTATCTATTCCTCGACGGCTCTTCCTTTCTGCGTGTGGCAGATGAAGGCTTACTACGACACGATTCCTAAAGAGCTTGAAGAAGCGGCCTTGCTCGACGGTTGTTCGCGCTGGATGACTTTTTATAAAATCATTCTGCCTGTCTCTTCGCCGGCTTTAGTGATCACAGCTCTATTT contains the following coding sequences:
- a CDS encoding sugar ABC transporter permease; translation: MIKKTLAWFSILIFAVFSVYPILYVLSVSLRGDNAFQSQSLEIITSTSTLKNFVDLFTKTDFLLWMRNSLLVATMTTLLGVAFASTSAYALSRYRFRGRNMMLFSLLATQMFPATMLILPFYIILSKLRLIDSFWGLFLIYSSTALPFCVWQMKAYYDTIPKELEEAALLDGCSRWMTFYKIILPVSSPALVITALFSFLSSWSEYVIAAVVLQDPHLYTLPLGLRSFQASMATQWGLYAAGALIVSVPVLILFISISRYLVSGLTMGSVKG